A part of Planococcus sp. MB-3u-03 genomic DNA contains:
- a CDS encoding response regulator transcription factor codes for MQKVLLVDDEQRMLDLVALYLKPHQYLCKKALGAHEALDYLESEPFDLVLLDIMMPEMDGWELCREIRKFSDVPIIMLTAREQQEDIVKGLNIGADDYITKPFNEDELLARMGALLRRRTPKNTIEVDGLVWDEDRFELTYGKHIIKLTPKEFLMVGHLMKNADKVFTREQLIQLIWGFDSETEGRTIDSHVRNVREKIRQSGFPVDDHFLTVWGIGYKWIHEAE; via the coding sequence TTGCAGAAAGTGCTGTTGGTTGATGATGAACAACGAATGCTGGATTTAGTGGCTTTATATTTGAAGCCGCATCAGTACCTCTGTAAAAAAGCACTGGGAGCTCATGAAGCCCTCGACTATTTGGAATCGGAACCTTTCGATCTCGTCTTACTGGATATCATGATGCCGGAAATGGATGGCTGGGAACTGTGCCGCGAAATCCGGAAATTTTCGGATGTGCCAATCATTATGCTGACGGCGCGGGAACAACAGGAGGATATTGTTAAGGGATTGAATATCGGGGCGGATGATTACATCACAAAGCCGTTTAATGAAGATGAGTTGCTGGCCCGGATGGGGGCGCTGCTTCGCAGGAGAACTCCGAAAAATACCATTGAAGTGGACGGTTTGGTGTGGGACGAAGACCGGTTTGAACTTACGTACGGCAAACATATCATCAAATTGACGCCAAAAGAATTTCTGATGGTGGGCCACCTGATGAAGAATGCCGACAAAGTGTTTACGAGGGAGCAGCTGATCCAGTTAATTTGGGGATTCGACTCAGAGACGGAAGGGCGGACCATCGATTCGCATGTGCGAAATGTTCGGGAAAAAATCCGCCAGTCCGGTTTTCCGGTCGATGATCATTTTCTCACGGTTTGGGGAATCGGCTACAAATGGATCCATGAAGCAGAATGA